In Roseibium algicola, the DNA window CCGTTCGAAGCGGGCTGTCAGAGATCGAAGCCCAGCATCTGGCCAACGGCAAAGACGTCCTTGTCGCCCCGGCCGCACAGGTTCATGACGATAATCTGGTCCTTGTCCATCTGCGGGGCCAGTTTCACGACATGGGCCAGCGCGTGGGCCGGCTCCAGCGCCGGGATGATGCCTTCAACGCGCGTCAGCATCTGGAAAGCTTCCAGAGCCTCGTCGTCCATGACCGGTACATAGTCCACACGGCCGATTTCCTTCAGCCAGGAATGCTCCGGCCCGATGCCCGGATAATCGAGACCGGCGGAAATCGAGTGACCTTCCAGGATCTGGCCGTCGCCGTCCTGCAACAGGTAGGTGCGGTTGCCGTGCAGAACGCCCGGCTTGCCTGCGGTCAGGGATGCGCAGTGTTCTTCCCCCTGCAGGCCGCGGCCACCAGCTTCGACGCCGTAAATCTTGACGTCCTTGTCGTCCAGGAACGGATGGAACAGGCCAATGGCATTGGAACCACCACCGACGGCGGCAACCAGCGCATCCGGCAGCCGGCCTTCGGCTTCCATCATCTGTTCGCGCAGTTCCTTGCCGATCACCGACTGGAAGTCGCGCACCATTTCCGGATAGGGATGCGGGCCCGCGGCAGTACCGATCAGGTAGTAGGTGTCCTCGACGTTGGTCACCCAGTCGCGCAGCGCCTCGTTCATGGCGTCCTTCAAGGTGCCCGCACCGGCGGTCACCGGCACGATTTCCGCGCCCAGAAGTTTCATGCGGAAGACGTTCGGCTTCTGCCGTTCCACGTCGGTCTTGCCCATGTAGACAACGCAGGGCAGGCCGAAGCGGGCACAGACTGTCGCTGTCGCGACACCGTGCTGACCGGCGCCGGTTTCCGCGATGATACGGGTCTTGCCCATGCGCTTGGCGAGCAGGATCTGACCGACGCAATTGTTGATCTTGTGCGATCCGGTGTGATTCAGCTCATCACGCTTGAAATAGACCTTGGCACCGCCGAGTTCCTTCGTCAGACGCTCGGCAAAATAAAGCGGCGATGGCCGGCCGGTGTAGTGCTTGTTCAGCGTCTCGATCTCGGCCTTGAAAGCCGGATCGTTCTTGGCGTCCTTGTAGTGTTGTTCCAGGTCCAGGATCAGCGGCATCAGCGTTTCGGCAACATAGCGGCCGCCAAAAATACCGAAATGCCCGCGATCGTCCGGACCGGTCCGGATGCTGTTAGCCATATCGTTCACGCGTTTACTCCTTCACCCGGGCTTCAGCCCGGAACCTTGACGCCCTTGGCCGCCGCCAAGAATGCGCGAATGAGACCACTGTCCTTGACGCCCTTTTCCCGCTCGACGCCGGAGGAAACATCCACCTCGCTGACGCCGCTCAAACGGATCGCCTCGGCGACGTTCTCCGGATCAAGTCCTCCGGAAAGCATGAAGGGCTTCTTCAGGTCAAGGTCTTTCAGGATCGTCCAGTCGTAGGACACGCCGTTGCCGCCGGGCAGTTCGGACCCTTTCGGCGGCTTGGCATCGAACAGGAGACGATCTGCCACAACAGCATAATAGTGCGCCTGCTCCAGATCTGAACGGTCGGAAATCGAAATCGCCTTCATGACCTTGGTGCCCTGCATCACCTTGGCCGCTGCCAGGGCTTCCGGAGCTTCCTCGCCATGAAACTGGAAGGTATCGGGTTTCACAAGCTCGTTGATACGGGACAGGCCGTCGAGATCCATGTTGACGGTTACCGCCACGATCTCCGCCCGGCCGCGCGCCATATCGGCCAGCCGGCAGGCCTGGCTGAGCGACACATGACGCGGGCTCTTCGGGAAGAACATCAACCCGACCATATCCGCACCGGCATCCAGCGCCGCCGCCATGGTGTCCTCGGTCGAAAGACCGCAGATTTTGACTTTAATATCCGACATGGTTTCGAGGTATCGCCGTTGGGGCAGGGTTTGTCAAAAAAGATTAGCTATCCCGACGAGAAAAGGCGCAATTGCACGCTATCGCACCCCTGTCGAGTGACTTGCAGCTTGAGTACGACGAGACACCGGACTTTGGATTTCCATGTGTGTTGCGGCAGCGCTTTGGGGCTCCCCGATCCCGGATCTTCGCTGCGCTGCCTCCGGGATGACGACGATAGGTGTCCGGACAATGATTACCGATTGAGCTCCAGATAGAGATCCTGCCAGCCCGGATTCATCTTCTCGATCAGATCGAATTTCCATTGTCGGCGCCAACGCTTGATCTGTTTTTCGCGGGCAATCGCAGCCCCGGTCTCTTCGTGCTGTTCGTACCAGACCAGGGATTTCGTACCGTATCGGTTGGAAAAACCCTCAATCAGACCTTCGCGGTGCTCGTAAGCCCGGCGGGCCAAGTCCGTCGTTACGCCCGTGTAAAGAGTTTCGAACGGTCGCGACGCGAGGATATAGACCCAGGCTGTCAAGCGATGGTCACTCCGGGATTCGAGAGGTTGGGTGGCTCCCCGATCCCGGATCTCCGCTGCGCTGCGTCCGGGATGACGACGACAGGTCTGGTAAAAACCTTTCAGTCGTCATCCCGGGCAAGCAAAGCGCGACCCGGGATCGGGGGTCCCCTAATTCAGCGGAAAAATCAACCACCTCACGTCACATTGAACGCCGCGATGGCGGCCATGTTGACGATGTCGCTGTCCTTCGCCCCCAGGGGAACGATCTGGATCGACTTGTCGAAGCCGACGAGCAGCGGGCCGATGACCGTGGCGCCGCCCAGTTCCTGCAACATCTTGGTGGAGATGGATGCCGAGTGGAACGCCGGCATGACCAGAACGTTGGCCGGACCGGAGAGGCGGCAGAACGGATAGGCGGCCATTCGATCCATGTTGAGCGCGATGTCCGCGGCCATTTCGCCGTCGTATTCGAAGTCGACCCGGCGGCGTTCGAGGATCTTGACCGCCTCGATGACCTTTTCCGAACGTTCACCCTTCGGGTGGCCGAAGGTGGAATAGGCCAGCATGGCAACACGCGGTTCATAGCCGAACTTGCGTGCGACATGCGCCGCTTCCTCGGCGATGTCCGCCAGTTCTTCCGATGTCGGCATGTCGATCACCGCCGTATCGGCGATCAGAACGGTACGGCCGCGGGCCAGTGCCAGCGACACGCCGATGACCCGGTGACCGGGCTTCGGATCGATGGTGGCCTTCACGGTATCGAGGGCGACGGAATAGTTCCGGGTCAGACCGGTCACCATGGCATCAGCGTCGCCGCGCGCAACCATGATCGCACCCCAGTAGTTGCGGTCGTTGTTGACCATGCGCTGGCAGTCGCGCAGCAGGTAGCCCCGGCGCTGCAGGCGGCCGTAGAGATACTGCGCGTAGTCGCTGTTGCGGTTGGAAAGCCGCGCGTTCTGGATGGAAATGCCCGGCCGGTCGATGTCGATGCCGGCGCGTTCGGCCATGGATTTGATCTCGTCCTCGCGGCCGATCAGGATGGCCTCACCCAGGCCCTGCGACACGAAGCTTGTCGCTGCGCGGATGACCGGTTCTTCCTCGCCCTCGGCGAAGACGACCCGCTTGGGCTGCTGGCGCACCTTGGAGAAGATCCTCTGCAAGGTGCCGGCGACAGGGTCGCGGCGGGCGGAGAGCTGGTGCTTGTACGCCTCCATATCGACAATCGGCTTGCGGGCGACGCCGGACTCCATCGCTGCCTGGGCGACCGCGGGTGGAATGGTGTGGATCAGGCGCGGATCGAAGGGCACCGGAATGATGTATTCCGGACCGAACTTCGGCCGGTTGCCCCGATAGGCCGCTGCCACTTCGTCCGGCACTTCCTCACGCGCCAGTTCTGCCAGTGCGTGCGCGCAGGCAACTTTCATGGCGTCGTTGATCGTGGTGGCCTGAACATCAAGCGCGCCGCGGAAAATATAGGGAAAGCCGAGCACGTTGTTGACCTGGTTCGGATAGTCCGAACGCCCGGTCGCGACAATTGCATCGTCGCGCACTTCCGCCGCCTCTTCCGGCGTGATTTCCGGGTCCGGATTGGCCATGGCGAAAATGATCGGGTTCGGTGCCATGACCCGCAGCATGTCGGGCGTCAACGCGCCTTTTGCAGAAACGCCGAAGAAGACATCCGCGCCCTTGAGGGCGTCATAGAGCGAACGCGCCTTGGTTTCGACCGCATGGGCGGACTTCCATTGGTTCATGCCCTCTTCGCGGCCCTTGTAGATGACACCCTTGGTGTCGCAGAGGGTGACGTTCTCGTTCGGAATGCCCATTGCCTTCACGAGTTCGATGCAGGCAATGCCGGCCGCGCCCGCGCCATTGCAGACCACCTTGGTGTCCTTCATATCGCGACCGGTCAGGTGAAGGGCGTTGATGAGACCCGCCGCCGCGATGATGGCCGTACCATGCTGGTCGTCGTGAAAGACGGGAATGTTCATCAGTTCGCGCAGACGCTGTTCGATGATGAAACAGTCCGGTGCCTTGATGTCCTCCAGGTTGATCCCGCCGAAGGAAGGACCGAGATAGCGGACCGCATTGATGAATTCATCGACCTCTTCGGTATCGACTTCCAGATCGATGGAATCGACGTCGGCAAAGCGCTTGAACAGGACGGACTTGCCTTCCATCACCGGCTTTGAGGCAAGCGCGCCCAGATTGCCGAGGCCCAGAATGGCCGTGCCGTTAGAAATCACCGCAACCATGTTGCCCTTGGTGGTGTAGTCGTAGGCACGGCTGGGGTCTTCCGCGATCGACCGCACCGGCACCGCCACGCCGGGCGAATAGGCCAGCGACAGGTCGCGCTGGGTCGCCATCGGTTTGGTGGGCGCAATTTCCAGCTTCCCGGGGCGGCCTTCCTGGTGGAATTGCAGCGCTTCCTGGTCGGTGAAGCTGACATTGGTCTTGGTCGGTTTCTTGTCGGCGGACATGGTTTGGGCGTTTCCTCTTGCGCGCTCTCTTTACGGGGCGGGAGCACGACCTTATCCCCTGGAAAATGAAGCCTCAAGCCAAGATGGAATAGGCCCTTGGTGGAATGGTCCGCTCAGTTTGCTAGGTATCAGGCATGAGTGGACAGAGCGCGCAAGAAATCACCCCGGCGGACAGCAAGGTCACGCCAATGATGGCCCAGTTCCTGGAGATCAAGGCTGCCAATCCGGACAGCCTTCTGTTCTACCGGATGGGCGATTTCTACGAACTGTTTTTCGAAGACGCCGAAGTCGCCTCCGTCGCGCTCGGCATCACGCTGACCAAGCGCGGCAAGCACCAGGGTGCCGACATTCCGATGTGCGGGGTGCCGGTGCATGCAGCCGACGACTATCTCAACAAGCTGATTGCCAAGGGGCACCGGGTATCGGTCTGCGAACAGACGGAAGATCCGGCCGAGGCCAAGAAACGCGGCTCCAAATCCGTCGTCCGGCGCGATGTCGTGCGTCTCGTTACCCCCGGAACGCTGACGGAAGAGCGCCTGCTGGATGCCGGTGCCAACAACTACCTGATGGCGCTGACCCGGTTGAAGGGCGGCTCGCTGGACGGCAGCGCGGTCTATGGTCTTGCCTGGATCGACATGTCCACCGGCTCCTTCCAGGTGTCGGAAACCGATCATCAGCGCCTTGCCGCCGACCTTGCCCAGGTTTCCCCGCGCGAACTGATCCTGTCGGACAATCTGCTGCAGGAAAGCGAGTTGCGCCTGACCGCCGAACAGGCCGGTGGTGCGCTGTCACCGGTGCCGCGTGCCTTTTTCGACAGTTCCACCGCCACGGACCGGCTTGCGCATTACTTTGGTGTGAAGACCCTCGACGGCTTCGGCACCTTTAGCCGGGCGGAGCTTTCCGCCGCCGCCGGCATTCTTGCCTACATCGAGAAGACCCAGCTCGGCGAACGCCCGCCGCTGGATCCGCCCGTGCGCGAGGCCGGCGCCGGGCGCATGTTGATCGATCCGGCAACCCGGGCCAATCTGGAGCTGTCCCGCACGCTTTCGGGCGAAAAGCAGGGCTCGCTGCTGGCGACGATCGACCGGACAGTGACAGGCGGCGGCTCACGCCTGCTCGCCAGCCGCCTGGCCGGACCGCTGGTCAATGTGGATGCGATCCAGCACAGGCTCGACGGCGTTGCCTTCTTTCTTGAAAACGAAATCATGCGCGAAGGCCTGCGCCAGACGCTGAAAGGCGCCCCGGACATGGCCCGGGCCCTGTCGCGGATCGCGCTCAACCGCGGCGGGCCGCGCGATATTCTGTCGGTTGCCCAGGGGCTTGAGGCCGCGCGGGCAGTGCTCGACCAGACCAGTGCGACGGCGGGAACGATTCCGGCGGAAATCGCTGCTGCGCGCGCCAGTCTTGAACAGGCTCCGCACGATCTCGGCAGCGAATTGACGACGGCGCTGAAAGAAGAGCCGCCGCTTCTGAAACGCGACGGCGGTTTCATCGCCACCGGTTACAACGCCGATCTGGACGAACTGCGCTCCCTGCGCGACGAAAGCCGAAAGGTCATCGCGAAGCTTCAGGCAGACTATTCGGAAGAACTCGGCCTGAGGTCGCTGAAGATCAAGCACAACAATGTGCTCGGCTGGTTCATCGAGGCGCCTTCCGCGCAGACGGAAAAGCTGACCGCAGATCCCGGTCGGTTCATCCACCGCCAGACCATGGCCGGCGCCATGCGCTTCACCACCACGGAGCTGGCGGATCTGGAATCGAAGATCGCCAGTGCCGGCGAACGCTCGCTTGCCATCGAGCTGGAAATCTTCGACCGGCTTGCCAAGTCGATCATCGACGCAGGGGAAGCAATCAAGGCCGCTGCCCACGGCCTCAGCATTCTGGATGTTTCGGCGGCGCTTGCGAAACTTGCCCAGGAAGAAAGCTATGTCCGGCCCGTGGTCGATGACAGCCGCGCCTTCGACATCAAGGGTGGACGTCATCCAGTGGTCGAAAAGGCGCTGAAGAAGTCCGGCGGCGACAGTTTTGTTGCCAATGATGCCAATCTCGGTCCGGAAGCGGACGAGGATATCGGCCATATCTGGCTGATTACCGGTCCGAACATGGCCGGTAAATCGACTTTCCTGCGCCAGAACGCACTGATTGCCGTGATGGCCCAGATGGGCGGATATGTGCCGGCAGCAGCAGCCCATATCGGCGTGGTCGACAGGTTGTTCTCCCGCGTCGGCGCGGCAGACGATCTTGCGCGTGGCCGATCCACCTTCATGGTGGAGATGGTCGAGACCGCTGCAATCCTCAATCAGGCCGGTGACCGCTCACTCGTGATCCTGGACGAAATCGGCCGTGGAACGGCGACGTTCGACGGCCTGTCGATTGCCTGGGCGACGATCGAACATCTTCATGAGGTCAACAGGTCCCGTGCCCTGTTTGCGACTCACTACCACGAACTGACTGCCCTTTCCGCCAAGCTGGCCCGGCTTTCAAATGCCACCGTCTCGGTGAAGGAATGGAAGGGCGACGTTATCTTCCTGCACGAGATCGTTCCCGGTGCAGCCGACCGATCCTACGGCATTCAGGTGGCCAAGCTGGCTGGTCTGCCGGTATCCGTCGTCGAAAGATCCAAGCAGGTGCTCAGCCAGCTGGAAGAGCAGGACCGCCGCTCGCCGGCTGAGAGCCTGATCGACGAACTGCCGCTTTTCGCCAGCCTGACCGCGCCTGCGTCCAGCGCTCCGGCAGGGTTTGCGGAACCCGATCCTGTTTCGGTCGCTCTCGAGGCAATCAATCCGGATGACATGACCCCGCGCGAAGCGCTGGAAGCGCTGTACCGGCTGAAGACATTGCGATTGACCCCGGACGACTAGTTGTCAGGTTCGAATTGTGCCGCTGATTTGAGTGACGATAGCGTTCGGGAATGTCTGGTTTTCGAAACTTTCCGAAACGGGCTGCGCAATCGGCAGACGCGCGTTCGGCAAAAAAAGCGGTGACGAGGCGATACAACCCAGTTAGGTTGTAATTCTTGCTTATTTCACTTTTCCGGCGATCGTCATGTTGTCCCTCCTGCAACTGCCCCGACAGGCATTGCTGATTCTGCTTCTTCAATTCACCAACAGCCTCGGCGTTTCGGCGCTGGTGCCGCTGATGAGTTTTTTCATTGTGGAAGGGCTGGGCGCCGAACCCTGGCAGGTGGGTCTTTACTCCGGTCTGGTGATGCCGCTGACGCTGGCCGTCAATCGATGGGCAGGCGAACGGCTGGACAACCGTTTCCCGGTCAAGAGCCTGCTGGTCGTCTCTGTTGTCGCCTATATCACGCTCGCCGCGCTGCTGACTCAGATCAGCAGTCTGGTGATGCTGCTCGTTCTGATCGCCCCCCTGATGAGCCTTTCCAACATGGGCGCGGGTGTCGTCTTTACCTTCGGCCGCCTTTTTGCCGAACAGGAGGGCATGGACGTTGCCAGGGTCAATTCCTGGCTGCGCATGATGGTTTCACTTGCATGGATGATCGGGCCGGCGGTCTCCTTTTCGGTGGTTGCAGCCTTCGGCTTTGCCGCCGCCTTCCTGTGCGCCTTTGCGATCGGCATTGTCTACCTGATGCTCTGGTACATTGTCGTTCCGGCGGACTTCAGGTCAGCACGAGAGCGTTCCAAGACAAACGGCAAGGCGCCGATCAACTGGGGTCTTCAGATTGCCGGGCTAACCTGCCTTGGCTTTGTCATCACCAATTCGCTGTTCGTCTCGGCGATGCCGCTGTTCTTCGTGCAGGAAACACATCTGCCCGGCGCAACACCCGGCTTGGCACTGTCGGTCAAATGCCTGCTGGAAGTCTTTGTCATCTTCGGCTCGGTTCGCCTTGCCGAGCGCATCGGCGTTCGCCAAGTGCTGATGCTGGCAGCGTGCCTTGCCGCGGTCAGCATGGTGCTGTTTGCCCAGGTGACCGCACTCTGGCAGGTGCTGGCCATCGCGGTACTGGAAGGGACTTATTATGGCCTGTTTGCCGGTGTCGCGATCAGCTTCGTGCAGAGCTTCGCACCGGACCGGCCGGGCCGGGCAACGGCGGTTTACATGAACAGCCTGTTCCTCGGTGGCATGATCGGCAGCATTTCGATGGGTTTCATCGCCAGTGCGGCCAGCTTTCAGACCGTGCTTTACACCGCAGCGCTTTCGGCAACCGCGGCCCTGGCCGTTCTGCTTGCAACGCTCAAGGTGCAGCCCAAAGTCATTGAAGAAGGAGCCTAGACACCGCCTGACTTGGCGACGGACAACGCATTGGCCATGGCACCGGCAAAACTCGTTCTGTCATCGGGATTCAGGAAATTGCCGAGATCGACCTGTTCACCCCGACTGAGGAGGGTCACCTTGACGACCCCTTCGTCCTCGATCCGGTCCACCGTCAGGCGGACCCAGAAGGGATTGAAACGGTATTCCTGGTATTTCTTGCCCGGGCCAACCTTGCGGATCGCGATCTCGTGCCGCGAGACGACCACTTCCTCGAAAGTTCGGGCGGAGTGGTAGTTCATCCGAAAGGCAAACCAGAGCAGCGCGATATCAAGTCCGAAGAACCCGAAAACCGGCCAGGCGCCGATACGCAGAAACAGAATACCGGCGATGAAACTGACACCGCCGAAGAAGCACATGAGAACCAGGAATCCGTTTGGCCCCAGAGACCGGTGAGGGGTCAGGACGGCAGTGAAAAACGGCCGGTCCTGATCCGGCAATTCACCATCCCGCAGGGGTTTCGGATTGTTCTCGCTCATGAGGCATGATTATAGAGAGAAGATGACGCAAGCAAAGAGCCCTTCCAAGACTGCGGCAGCACGCCGGCCCGCAAAATCCAAACAGACCCGGAGAAAAGCACCCTCCGTGGACAACCCCGGCAAGGTGCTGAAACGGTCCCGCTATACGAAGGCGGAAACCTTTGCGATCTTCCAGCGCTTCCATGCCGACAACCCGGAACCGAAGGGCGAACTGGATTATGTCAATGCTTTCACGCTTTTGGTTGCCGTGGTGCTGTCGGCCCAGGCAACCGACGTTGGTGTGAACCGGGCAACAAGACACTTGTTCCAGATTGCCGACACACCGGAAAAGATGGTGGCGCTCGGGGAGGACCGGGTGCGGGAGGAAATAAAGACGATCGGCCTTTACAAGAACAAGGCCAAGAACGTCATCCTGTTGTCCGAGCAGCTGATCCGCGACCATGGCGGCGAGGTTCCGGAAGACCGCGAAGCGCTGGAAGCGCTGCCCGGTGTCGGCCGGAAGACCGCTAATGTGGTTCTGAACATCTTTTTCGGCCACCCGACCATTGCCGTCGATACGCATCTGTTTCGCCTGGGCAACCGCATAGGCATTGCCCCCGGCAAGACGCCTCTCGACGTGGAAAAAGCGATGGAGAAAGTCGTGCCGGTGGAATTTGCGCTCCATGCCCACCACTGGCTCATCCTGCATGGCCGGTACATCTGCAAGGCGCGCAAACCGGAGTGCCGGCGCTGTGTGATTTACGATCTGTGCCGGAGCACGGAGAAAGAACTTTTTGATGCGGTGCCGGATATTGCCCTGCGCACCAAAGCCCTTATTGAAAAGGAAACAGTTGCGTGAGTTTCCCGCTTGGACCATTTCCCGTGAGCGAGAGGCTTCGCTTCCGCTTGCCTTCCAGCAATGATGCCGCTTTTTACCACCAGCTCATGAATGAGCCGGATTACATCCGATTTATCGCCGACCACGGTATCAAGACCGAGGAAGACGCGGCCAACTACATCAAGAACAAGACGCTGGCGCGCTTTGCCGCCCATGGAGTCGGGCTTTGGATCCTGGATCTGAAACCATCGCTGACACCGGTTGGTGTGTGCGGTCTGGTGGTGCGCAAGGAACTGAAGTACCCGGACCTTGGTTTTGCCTTTCTGGAAGACCACCGCGGAAAGGGGTTCGGCCGCGAGGCCGGGCAGAGCGTACTGGACTTCGTTACCCGGGAACTGAAGCTGCGCACGCTGTGCGCGATCACGCATCCGGAGAACGTCCGCTCCGCCAACCTCCTGAAGAAACTTGGCTTCGAGCCGGATGGCCAGCGGCATCTGGCGGAGATCGGGACGACCTCCGACTATTACGAATGGAAATTGCGTTATGTGGAAAGCGGTCTGGCCTGAGGGCCGCCGCAATCAATCGTGACGGTCAGCGTTTCTCGCGAACGCGTACGACCACGTCGACACGAACGATTTCCATGCCTTCGGGTGCTTTCGGCAGAGCGCCGATGCCCACACCTTCGCCCGGAATGTCGATCACCCGGTTTTCGCCTTCGATGAAGAAGTGATGGTGGTCGGACACATTGGTGTCGAAGTAGGTCTTGTTGCCGTCGATCGCGACTTCGCGCAGCAGACCGGCTTCGGTGAACTGGTGCAGCGTGTTGTAGACCGTGGCGAGAGAGACCGGCACATCGGCGTCGACCGCCTCTTCATGAAGCAGCTCGGCCGAGATGTGGCGATCGCCCCGGGAGTACAGAATTTCTGCAAGCGAGACACGCTGGCGCGTCGGCCGAAGGCCTGCAGACCGCAGCATGTCGGTCACATTCTTCTTGTCGCCGGTTTCATGCACCACAAGTGTTGTCATTCCGATCCGATCCAGGTCCAGGGTCGCTTCTTGAAACGGCGCAAATATATACCGCGCAAACGTTGCGCCGGGCCGTTTTCACTAACATTGGCCTATATCTGCCATTTCTTGTACCCAAGATGCAAGTTTTAAACGTAAAGGGCAACCTGAGCGGAAATCAGGGCGCAACTGCGGCGCGTTCGGAAGGTTCGTGCAAGCGCTGACCAAACAGCC includes these proteins:
- the trpB gene encoding tryptophan synthase subunit beta, yielding MANSIRTGPDDRGHFGIFGGRYVAETLMPLILDLEQHYKDAKNDPAFKAEIETLNKHYTGRPSPLYFAERLTKELGGAKVYFKRDELNHTGSHKINNCVGQILLAKRMGKTRIIAETGAGQHGVATATVCARFGLPCVVYMGKTDVERQKPNVFRMKLLGAEIVPVTAGAGTLKDAMNEALRDWVTNVEDTYYLIGTAAGPHPYPEMVRDFQSVIGKELREQMMEAEGRLPDALVAAVGGGSNAIGLFHPFLDDKDVKIYGVEAGGRGLQGEEHCASLTAGKPGVLHGNRTYLLQDGDGQILEGHSISAGLDYPGIGPEHSWLKEIGRVDYVPVMDDEALEAFQMLTRVEGIIPALEPAHALAHVVKLAPQMDKDQIIVMNLCGRGDKDVFAVGQMLGFDL
- a CDS encoding phosphoribosylanthranilate isomerase; amino-acid sequence: MSDIKVKICGLSTEDTMAAALDAGADMVGLMFFPKSPRHVSLSQACRLADMARGRAEIVAVTVNMDLDGLSRINELVKPDTFQFHGEEAPEALAAAKVMQGTKVMKAISISDRSDLEQAHYYAVVADRLLFDAKPPKGSELPGGNGVSYDWTILKDLDLKKPFMLSGGLDPENVAEAIRLSGVSEVDVSSGVEREKGVKDSGLIRAFLAAAKGVKVPG
- a CDS encoding GIY-YIG nuclease family protein, whose translation is MTAWVYILASRPFETLYTGVTTDLARRAYEHREGLIEGFSNRYGTKSLVWYEQHEETGAAIAREKQIKRWRRQWKFDLIEKMNPGWQDLYLELNR
- a CDS encoding NADP-dependent malic enzyme; amino-acid sequence: MSADKKPTKTNVSFTDQEALQFHQEGRPGKLEIAPTKPMATQRDLSLAYSPGVAVPVRSIAEDPSRAYDYTTKGNMVAVISNGTAILGLGNLGALASKPVMEGKSVLFKRFADVDSIDLEVDTEEVDEFINAVRYLGPSFGGINLEDIKAPDCFIIEQRLRELMNIPVFHDDQHGTAIIAAAGLINALHLTGRDMKDTKVVCNGAGAAGIACIELVKAMGIPNENVTLCDTKGVIYKGREEGMNQWKSAHAVETKARSLYDALKGADVFFGVSAKGALTPDMLRVMAPNPIIFAMANPDPEITPEEAAEVRDDAIVATGRSDYPNQVNNVLGFPYIFRGALDVQATTINDAMKVACAHALAELAREEVPDEVAAAYRGNRPKFGPEYIIPVPFDPRLIHTIPPAVAQAAMESGVARKPIVDMEAYKHQLSARRDPVAGTLQRIFSKVRQQPKRVVFAEGEEEPVIRAATSFVSQGLGEAILIGREDEIKSMAERAGIDIDRPGISIQNARLSNRNSDYAQYLYGRLQRRGYLLRDCQRMVNNDRNYWGAIMVARGDADAMVTGLTRNYSVALDTVKATIDPKPGHRVIGVSLALARGRTVLIADTAVIDMPTSEELADIAEEAAHVARKFGYEPRVAMLAYSTFGHPKGERSEKVIEAVKILERRRVDFEYDGEMAADIALNMDRMAAYPFCRLSGPANVLVMPAFHSASISTKMLQELGGATVIGPLLVGFDKSIQIVPLGAKDSDIVNMAAIAAFNVT
- the mutS gene encoding DNA mismatch repair protein MutS, whose amino-acid sequence is MSGQSAQEITPADSKVTPMMAQFLEIKAANPDSLLFYRMGDFYELFFEDAEVASVALGITLTKRGKHQGADIPMCGVPVHAADDYLNKLIAKGHRVSVCEQTEDPAEAKKRGSKSVVRRDVVRLVTPGTLTEERLLDAGANNYLMALTRLKGGSLDGSAVYGLAWIDMSTGSFQVSETDHQRLAADLAQVSPRELILSDNLLQESELRLTAEQAGGALSPVPRAFFDSSTATDRLAHYFGVKTLDGFGTFSRAELSAAAGILAYIEKTQLGERPPLDPPVREAGAGRMLIDPATRANLELSRTLSGEKQGSLLATIDRTVTGGGSRLLASRLAGPLVNVDAIQHRLDGVAFFLENEIMREGLRQTLKGAPDMARALSRIALNRGGPRDILSVAQGLEAARAVLDQTSATAGTIPAEIAAARASLEQAPHDLGSELTTALKEEPPLLKRDGGFIATGYNADLDELRSLRDESRKVIAKLQADYSEELGLRSLKIKHNNVLGWFIEAPSAQTEKLTADPGRFIHRQTMAGAMRFTTTELADLESKIASAGERSLAIELEIFDRLAKSIIDAGEAIKAAAHGLSILDVSAALAKLAQEESYVRPVVDDSRAFDIKGGRHPVVEKALKKSGGDSFVANDANLGPEADEDIGHIWLITGPNMAGKSTFLRQNALIAVMAQMGGYVPAAAAHIGVVDRLFSRVGAADDLARGRSTFMVEMVETAAILNQAGDRSLVILDEIGRGTATFDGLSIAWATIEHLHEVNRSRALFATHYHELTALSAKLARLSNATVSVKEWKGDVIFLHEIVPGAADRSYGIQVAKLAGLPVSVVERSKQVLSQLEEQDRRSPAESLIDELPLFASLTAPASSAPAGFAEPDPVSVALEAINPDDMTPREALEALYRLKTLRLTPDD
- a CDS encoding MFS transporter, translating into MLSLLQLPRQALLILLLQFTNSLGVSALVPLMSFFIVEGLGAEPWQVGLYSGLVMPLTLAVNRWAGERLDNRFPVKSLLVVSVVAYITLAALLTQISSLVMLLVLIAPLMSLSNMGAGVVFTFGRLFAEQEGMDVARVNSWLRMMVSLAWMIGPAVSFSVVAAFGFAAAFLCAFAIGIVYLMLWYIVVPADFRSARERSKTNGKAPINWGLQIAGLTCLGFVITNSLFVSAMPLFFVQETHLPGATPGLALSVKCLLEVFVIFGSVRLAERIGVRQVLMLAACLAAVSMVLFAQVTALWQVLAIAVLEGTYYGLFAGVAISFVQSFAPDRPGRATAVYMNSLFLGGMIGSISMGFIASAASFQTVLYTAALSATAALAVLLATLKVQPKVIEEGA
- a CDS encoding DUF2244 domain-containing protein, translated to MSENNPKPLRDGELPDQDRPFFTAVLTPHRSLGPNGFLVLMCFFGGVSFIAGILFLRIGAWPVFGFFGLDIALLWFAFRMNYHSARTFEEVVVSRHEIAIRKVGPGKKYQEYRFNPFWVRLTVDRIEDEGVVKVTLLSRGEQVDLGNFLNPDDRTSFAGAMANALSVAKSGGV
- the nth gene encoding endonuclease III; its protein translation is MTQAKSPSKTAAARRPAKSKQTRRKAPSVDNPGKVLKRSRYTKAETFAIFQRFHADNPEPKGELDYVNAFTLLVAVVLSAQATDVGVNRATRHLFQIADTPEKMVALGEDRVREEIKTIGLYKNKAKNVILLSEQLIRDHGGEVPEDREALEALPGVGRKTANVVLNIFFGHPTIAVDTHLFRLGNRIGIAPGKTPLDVEKAMEKVVPVEFALHAHHWLILHGRYICKARKPECRRCVIYDLCRSTEKELFDAVPDIALRTKALIEKETVA
- a CDS encoding GNAT family N-acetyltransferase produces the protein MSERLRFRLPSSNDAAFYHQLMNEPDYIRFIADHGIKTEEDAANYIKNKTLARFAAHGVGLWILDLKPSLTPVGVCGLVVRKELKYPDLGFAFLEDHRGKGFGREAGQSVLDFVTRELKLRTLCAITHPENVRSANLLKKLGFEPDGQRHLAEIGTTSDYYEWKLRYVESGLA
- the irrA gene encoding iron response transcriptional regulator IrrA, whose product is MTTLVVHETGDKKNVTDMLRSAGLRPTRQRVSLAEILYSRGDRHISAELLHEEAVDADVPVSLATVYNTLHQFTEAGLLREVAIDGNKTYFDTNVSDHHHFFIEGENRVIDIPGEGVGIGALPKAPEGMEIVRVDVVVRVREKR